A window of the candidate division WOR-3 bacterium genome harbors these coding sequences:
- a CDS encoding DUF192 domain-containing protein: MLIIIAGVFFFFKRRPTPKLPKPSTPLLEQKITLKIRDKEIKVELADTPEKRALGLMFRQSLEEDSGMLFVFEREGIYPFWMKNTKIPLSIAYIDKNNVIIDILEMVPNQEVIRYSPSIPFIAALEMNQGWFLRNGINIGDTVYGIP; encoded by the coding sequence TTGCTAATAATTATTGCTGGAGTCTTTTTTTTCTTCAAAAGAAGACCTACACCAAAACTACCTAAACCATCAACTCCGCTATTGGAGCAAAAAATTACTCTCAAAATTAGAGACAAAGAGATTAAGGTCGAATTAGCCGATACGCCCGAAAAACGAGCATTAGGTCTGATGTTTCGGCAAAGTTTAGAGGAAGACTCAGGTATGTTATTTGTCTTTGAACGAGAAGGCATTTATCCTTTCTGGATGAAAAACACTAAAATCCCGCTGAGTATTGCCTATATTGATAAAAATAATGTCATTATTGATATTTTGGAAATGGTCCCCAATCAAGAGGTCATACGCTATTCACCATCAATTCCTTTTATTGCGGCTTTGGAAATGAATCAAGGCTGGTTTTTACGAAATGGGATTAATATTGGAGATACAGTGTATGGAATCCCCTAA
- the ispE gene encoding 4-(cytidine 5'-diphospho)-2-C-methyl-D-erythritol kinase → MESPKLNSKFKIQNSTIKLFSPAKINIGLIIKEKLTSGYHKIETILAPIKLFDTIIIKRANQGLKFTTNKVKNLPSGSDNLVVKAAELFFQELKIKPCVEIFLKKSIPLGAGLGGGSSNAGTVLLGLNQLFQKPLTMNILYQIACQIGMDVPFFLYQTPSYATGRGEILTPIKIPKFNIVLYIPEYFISTRWAYQQIDEMGLTEGNFSLKILSKKLSQSNWQEISKYTVNTFEKVVFPKYNDLLVMKTRMLFCGARIVSLSGSGSAIYGIVPKDRIAEFYTKAKRLKLKLLYTETL, encoded by the coding sequence ATGGAATCCCCTAAGTTAAATTCAAAATTCAAAATTCAAAATTCAACGATAAAGTTATTTTCGCCGGCTAAGATAAACATCGGATTAATTATTAAAGAGAAACTTACTTCTGGATATCATAAAATAGAGACAATTTTAGCACCTATAAAGTTATTTGATACGATAATTATCAAACGAGCGAATCAGGGACTTAAATTTACTACCAATAAAGTTAAGAATTTACCTTCTGGTAGCGATAATTTAGTGGTTAAAGCGGCTGAATTGTTTTTCCAGGAACTTAAGATTAAACCTTGTGTAGAGATTTTTCTAAAAAAAAGCATTCCGCTCGGCGCGGGTTTAGGTGGTGGTTCAAGCAATGCTGGAACAGTCCTTTTAGGTTTAAATCAACTATTTCAAAAACCTCTAACTATGAACATTCTTTATCAAATCGCTTGTCAAATTGGAATGGATGTACCATTTTTTTTATATCAGACACCATCTTATGCAACTGGCCGAGGAGAAATCTTAACACCGATTAAAATTCCTAAATTTAATATCGTACTGTATATTCCCGAATATTTTATTTCAACTCGCTGGGCATATCAGCAAATTGATGAGATGGGGTTGACAGAAGGCAATTTTTCCCTTAAGATTCTTAGTAAGAAACTAAGCCAAAGTAATTGGCAAGAAATTAGCAAGTACACTGTAAACACCTTTGAAAAGGTTGTTTTTCCTAAATATAATGATTTACTGGTTATGAAAACACGAATGTTATTTTGTGGTGCCAGGATTGTAAGTTTATCAGGCAGTGGTAGCGCGATTTATGGTATCGTTCCCAAAGATAGGATTGCGGAATTTTACACTAAGGCTAAAAGACTTAAATTAAAATTGTTATATACGGAAACACTGTGA
- a CDS encoding ribose-phosphate pyrophosphokinase — protein sequence MKVFSGRANRPLAEKICQHLEIKLGQASISNFSDGEIKINIEENVRGVDVFVVQPTHPPAENLLELLLMLDAFKRASAERITAVIPYYGYGRQDRKDEPRVPISAKLIADLIVSAGASRVLTMDLHAEQIQGFFNIPVDHLYATPVLVENFSKYDLSNLVVVAPDTGRANRARGFAKRLGDKIPMAIIDKRRPAPNQAEVVMVIGEVENKDVLLFDDIIDTGNTLIVAAEALKKQGARKIMACATHPVFLNDAVSRLESSNIAEITITDTIQLPREKMSKKINILSVSKLLAETVLRIHKGESVSSLFI from the coding sequence ATGAAAGTTTTTTCGGGTCGAGCAAATCGACCATTAGCCGAAAAGATATGTCAACATTTAGAAATTAAGTTAGGCCAGGCCAGTATTAGCAATTTTTCTGATGGGGAGATTAAAATTAACATTGAAGAGAATGTGCGGGGTGTGGATGTATTTGTTGTCCAACCAACACATCCTCCGGCAGAGAATCTTTTAGAATTATTGTTAATGTTAGATGCCTTTAAGCGGGCATCTGCTGAAAGGATTACCGCAGTAATACCATATTATGGTTATGGTCGTCAGGACCGCAAAGACGAACCACGCGTTCCGATTTCCGCGAAATTAATTGCCGATTTAATCGTATCAGCCGGAGCCTCAAGGGTCCTAACAATGGATTTACATGCTGAACAAATCCAAGGGTTTTTTAATATTCCAGTTGACCATCTTTATGCAACACCAGTTTTAGTAGAGAATTTTAGCAAATATGATTTATCTAATTTGGTGGTTGTGGCTCCCGATACCGGCAGAGCAAATCGCGCCCGTGGTTTTGCGAAACGATTAGGCGATAAAATTCCCATGGCAATTATTGATAAACGTCGACCAGCACCAAATCAAGCCGAAGTTGTGATGGTTATCGGTGAAGTCGAAAATAAAGATGTGCTACTTTTTGACGATATTATTGATACTGGTAATACTTTGATTGTAGCGGCCGAAGCCCTAAAAAAGCAAGGTGCCCGAAAAATAATGGCTTGTGCAACTCATCCAGTATTTTTGAATGATGCAGTTTCAAGATTAGAAAGTTCTAATATCGCTGAGATTACGATAACCGATACAATTCAGTTGCCAAGAGAAAAGATGAGCAAAAAAATTAATATTCTTTCTGTCTCAAAACTGCTTGCTGAGACAGTTTTGAGAATCCATAAAGGTGAGTCTGTCAGTTCATTATTCATCTAA
- a CDS encoding 50S ribosomal protein L25, which produces MEYSLKAEERKAIGTSASKKLRRQGLIPGVIYGHRDNPLSIVVAEREFSTLLEKIKGHSPIINLSIGEMTIKTVLKSLQREPISKRLLSVDFQRIHAKEKITLKIPVILKGSAIGVKMGGILDHPLRAIPIKCEIEKVPEHIEIDISDLKLGHSIHIADLKIEGVEFMLPPDTPIVSVLTPRKLVEEAVAVTEEIKEPEVITEKKKEEVETAEAETGGKKKSTAESTKTSTTETKK; this is translated from the coding sequence ATGGAATACAGTCTAAAAGCAGAAGAAAGAAAAGCCATTGGTACCTCAGCCAGTAAGAAACTTAGACGCCAGGGTTTAATTCCCGGCGTCATCTATGGTCATCGTGATAATCCCTTAAGTATCGTTGTTGCCGAGCGTGAATTTTCTACCCTATTAGAAAAAATCAAAGGGCATAGTCCGATTATTAATTTATCAATCGGTGAAATGACAATAAAGACTGTTCTGAAGTCTTTACAGCGAGAACCAATTTCGAAAAGACTGTTATCTGTTGACTTTCAGCGCATTCACGCAAAAGAAAAAATTACTTTAAAAATTCCGGTAATATTAAAGGGAAGTGCAATTGGCGTAAAAATGGGCGGAATTTTAGACCATCCGCTGCGAGCCATTCCTATAAAATGTGAAATTGAAAAAGTTCCTGAGCATATCGAAATTGATATTAGCGATTTGAAATTAGGCCACTCAATCCATATCGCGGATTTAAAGATTGAAGGTGTTGAATTTATGTTGCCACCGGATACACCCATCGTTTCGGTATTAACGCCACGAAAACTCGTTGAAGAGGCAGTTGCGGTAACCGAAGAAATTAAAGAACCTGAAGTGATAACGGAAAAGAAGAAAGAAGAAGTTGAGACGGCGGAAGCAGAAACCGGTGGG